The Daphnia pulicaria isolate SC F1-1A chromosome 12, SC_F0-13Bv2, whole genome shotgun sequence genome contains a region encoding:
- the LOC124316297 gene encoding uncharacterized protein LOC124316297 isoform X1: protein MTRIKLLFQSFCLLLLFSELLCLPNPDKRGNNSQIAEVSLEKPLAIRRADPDGEPLVLFIDVEKKLEKHKELLDKEMSKSNQELKKILKDLGANYKKSVELAQSLLSNIVDVWSRIEDTSKDADPISDGPDSYNLADLLLLANDSGLCHEAHFLTPPEEENKIKLIVGSETNETDPSSEEEIKPESIRPVSNLTLLHTSKRSETKDDLINRLKSLGDELESNETELSPKLLIDFKEAWLRIVNKSNEFFDFRVPQSKQEEEDLRIYTARLLFLSNERPCESPDETFFKGQCIQVGPTEHCPENMELNDGPKNQGFCDCLPLESAKEKSDLRVIYSVQKKKCYTQNTQGPCPNGQWFVLRNNIPQCEENSGGCPADGRHVYWSPDAGVHIAKKCWEIGTKGPCDPDERLHLRQDMGDFEIYCDRNSVSYLSSPVIIPPIPSYRGACQAGSYRKQRLKCERPFL from the exons ACGCGGATcaaacttttatttcaaagtttCTGTCTGCTTCTGCTGTTCTCCGAGCTGCTTTGTTTACCAAATCCTGACAAGAG GGGAAACAACAGCCAGATTGCGGAAGTGAGTCTAGAGAAGCCTTTGGCTATTAGGAGGGCCGATCCTGATGGAGAGCCACTCGTCTTGTTCATCGACGTCGAGAAAAAATTGGAGAAACACAAAGAGCTGCTCGACAAAGAAATGAGCAAATCGAATCAGGAACTCAAAAAGATCCTGAAAGATCTCGGAGCCAATTACAAGAAATCGGTGGAATTGGCCCAGAGTCTTTTATCCAACATTGTCGACGTTTGGTCCCGTATTGAAGACACGTCCAAAGATGCCGACCCCATCAGTGACGGACCCGACTCGTACAACCTGGCCGACCTACTTCTTCTGGCCAA TGACAGCGGCCTTTGCCATGAGGCTCATTTTTTAACTCCGCCGGAAGAGGAGAACAAGATAAAACTTATTGTTGGATCGGAGACGAATGAAACCGATCCTTCGTCGGAGGAGGAAATTAAGCCGGAATCGATCCGGCCTGTAAGCAACCTGACCCTGCTGCATACGTCGAAGAGAAGCGAAACGAAAGATGATTTGATCAATCGTCTCAAATCGCTGGGCGATGAGCTGGAATCGAACGAGACGGAATTGTCGCCGAaacttttaattgatttcaaaGAAGCCTGGCTGCGCATAGTCAACAAGTCCAACGAATTTTTCGACTTCCGGGTTCCTcaatcgaagcaggaagaagaagatttgagAATCTACACGGCCCGGCTACTTTTTCTGTCcaa CGAACGACCCTGCGAGTCTCCCGATGAAACATTCTTCAAAGGCCAATGCATCCAAGTCGGTCCAACCGAACACTGTCCGGAAAACATGGAGCTGAACGACGGACCAAAGAACCAAGGATTTTGCGACTGTTTGCCGTTGGAATCGGCCAAAGAAAAGTCGGACCTCCGGGTCATTTACTCcgttcaaaagaagaaatgctaTACGCAAAATACGCAG GGTCCCTGTCCGAACGGGCAATGGTTTGTGCTGCGCAACAACATCCCGCAGTGCGAAGAAAATTCCGGCGGATGCCCAGCTGACGGCCGGCACGTGTACTGGAGTCCGGATGCCGGCGTTCACATTGCCaaaaagtgttgggaaatcggaACAAAAGGGCCCTGCGATCCTGACGAGAGATTACATCTGAGACAAGACATGGGCGACTTCGAGATTTACTGCGATCGTAATTCAGTTAGCTATTTATCATCACCTGTGATTATTCCACCTATCCCGTCGTATCGCGGAGCGTGTCAAGCGGGTAGTTACCGCAAGCAACGACTGAAATGTGAACGACCATTTctttaa
- the LOC124316297 gene encoding uncharacterized protein LOC124316297 isoform X2 encodes MTRIKLLFQSFCLLLLFSELLCLPNPDKSQIAEVSLEKPLAIRRADPDGEPLVLFIDVEKKLEKHKELLDKEMSKSNQELKKILKDLGANYKKSVELAQSLLSNIVDVWSRIEDTSKDADPISDGPDSYNLADLLLLANDSGLCHEAHFLTPPEEENKIKLIVGSETNETDPSSEEEIKPESIRPVSNLTLLHTSKRSETKDDLINRLKSLGDELESNETELSPKLLIDFKEAWLRIVNKSNEFFDFRVPQSKQEEEDLRIYTARLLFLSNERPCESPDETFFKGQCIQVGPTEHCPENMELNDGPKNQGFCDCLPLESAKEKSDLRVIYSVQKKKCYTQNTQGPCPNGQWFVLRNNIPQCEENSGGCPADGRHVYWSPDAGVHIAKKCWEIGTKGPCDPDERLHLRQDMGDFEIYCDRNSVSYLSSPVIIPPIPSYRGACQAGSYRKQRLKCERPFL; translated from the exons ACGCGGATcaaacttttatttcaaagtttCTGTCTGCTTCTGCTGTTCTCCGAGCTGCTTTGTTTACCAAATCCTGACAAGAG CCAGATTGCGGAAGTGAGTCTAGAGAAGCCTTTGGCTATTAGGAGGGCCGATCCTGATGGAGAGCCACTCGTCTTGTTCATCGACGTCGAGAAAAAATTGGAGAAACACAAAGAGCTGCTCGACAAAGAAATGAGCAAATCGAATCAGGAACTCAAAAAGATCCTGAAAGATCTCGGAGCCAATTACAAGAAATCGGTGGAATTGGCCCAGAGTCTTTTATCCAACATTGTCGACGTTTGGTCCCGTATTGAAGACACGTCCAAAGATGCCGACCCCATCAGTGACGGACCCGACTCGTACAACCTGGCCGACCTACTTCTTCTGGCCAA TGACAGCGGCCTTTGCCATGAGGCTCATTTTTTAACTCCGCCGGAAGAGGAGAACAAGATAAAACTTATTGTTGGATCGGAGACGAATGAAACCGATCCTTCGTCGGAGGAGGAAATTAAGCCGGAATCGATCCGGCCTGTAAGCAACCTGACCCTGCTGCATACGTCGAAGAGAAGCGAAACGAAAGATGATTTGATCAATCGTCTCAAATCGCTGGGCGATGAGCTGGAATCGAACGAGACGGAATTGTCGCCGAaacttttaattgatttcaaaGAAGCCTGGCTGCGCATAGTCAACAAGTCCAACGAATTTTTCGACTTCCGGGTTCCTcaatcgaagcaggaagaagaagatttgagAATCTACACGGCCCGGCTACTTTTTCTGTCcaa CGAACGACCCTGCGAGTCTCCCGATGAAACATTCTTCAAAGGCCAATGCATCCAAGTCGGTCCAACCGAACACTGTCCGGAAAACATGGAGCTGAACGACGGACCAAAGAACCAAGGATTTTGCGACTGTTTGCCGTTGGAATCGGCCAAAGAAAAGTCGGACCTCCGGGTCATTTACTCcgttcaaaagaagaaatgctaTACGCAAAATACGCAG GGTCCCTGTCCGAACGGGCAATGGTTTGTGCTGCGCAACAACATCCCGCAGTGCGAAGAAAATTCCGGCGGATGCCCAGCTGACGGCCGGCACGTGTACTGGAGTCCGGATGCCGGCGTTCACATTGCCaaaaagtgttgggaaatcggaACAAAAGGGCCCTGCGATCCTGACGAGAGATTACATCTGAGACAAGACATGGGCGACTTCGAGATTTACTGCGATCGTAATTCAGTTAGCTATTTATCATCACCTGTGATTATTCCACCTATCCCGTCGTATCGCGGAGCGTGTCAAGCGGGTAGTTACCGCAAGCAACGACTGAAATGTGAACGACCATTTctttaa